A region from the Anaerolineales bacterium genome encodes:
- a CDS encoding CapA family protein, whose translation MLRTIKLPTYLRALLLAVLLGAFVNACAAKVAGGSTPDPFPSSTLAAATEPFAQAISSPTSTFTITPSPEPVRMVVPERWAGLAEQAIAALDSPDRWQLMVDDDPGQWLDRGVTDLALVPGDEGVPAGERVLALAVPFTSAWEDVSLEQAQEMRLEPSPFVAVLDWVDMTPKLKSLTVDGAHPGDAEYPLRQRWSVISVQGFEAEAAEIGSLIAGRLGFDAATHLVAVGDVMLDRRIGERIANGNPIFPFELVFDFLSTADVTVGNLECAMGEQGAPVDKGYTFRAPAEAARSFAIAGFDLLSLANNHAMDYGPEALLDAISLLEKNHVQSVGAGEDAAAAAAPVILTANGTNIAFLSYVDVPVEVRGFDARSWTATQNQPGVSWADPEQMRADIAAVRPLADIVVVLLHSGYEYVVQPSLPQVTAAHTAIDAGADLVLGHHAHVLQGIEFYNQGVIVYGLGNFVFDDGDIYQTALLNVWLDSGGVREIEVVPMMLTDEGRPRLATAEEADEILSMIYSETKGAALP comes from the coding sequence ATGTTGCGAACGATCAAACTTCCAACGTATCTGCGCGCGCTCTTGCTGGCCGTCCTGCTTGGCGCGTTCGTCAACGCATGTGCGGCGAAGGTTGCGGGCGGTTCAACGCCGGACCCATTTCCTTCGAGTACACTCGCAGCGGCGACAGAGCCGTTTGCGCAGGCAATCTCCTCCCCAACATCGACCTTCACGATCACGCCGAGTCCCGAACCGGTCCGGATGGTCGTTCCGGAGCGTTGGGCCGGTCTGGCCGAGCAGGCGATTGCCGCATTGGATTCACCAGACAGGTGGCAGCTCATGGTGGACGACGACCCTGGCCAGTGGCTGGATCGAGGCGTTACCGATCTGGCGCTCGTCCCCGGCGATGAAGGTGTGCCCGCAGGCGAACGTGTTCTGGCCCTGGCGGTCCCGTTCACCTCGGCGTGGGAAGATGTCTCCCTGGAGCAGGCGCAGGAAATGCGCCTAGAACCTTCTCCGTTCGTTGCGGTCCTGGATTGGGTGGACATGACCCCAAAACTCAAATCGCTGACGGTCGATGGCGCACATCCCGGTGATGCTGAATATCCACTGAGACAGAGATGGAGCGTGATCTCGGTGCAGGGCTTCGAAGCGGAGGCTGCGGAGATCGGATCGTTGATCGCCGGCCGCCTTGGATTCGATGCGGCCACGCACCTGGTTGCCGTGGGCGACGTCATGCTGGACAGGCGCATCGGCGAGAGAATTGCGAACGGCAATCCGATCTTTCCGTTCGAACTGGTTTTCGATTTTCTCTCCACGGCGGACGTCACCGTAGGGAATCTCGAATGTGCCATGGGGGAGCAGGGTGCGCCGGTCGACAAGGGCTACACGTTCCGCGCCCCTGCGGAAGCCGCACGGTCGTTCGCCATCGCGGGCTTCGACCTGCTTTCGCTGGCAAACAACCACGCCATGGACTATGGTCCCGAAGCGCTACTGGACGCAATCTCTCTGCTGGAGAAAAACCACGTCCAATCCGTGGGCGCGGGGGAAGATGCGGCTGCCGCCGCTGCACCGGTCATCCTGACCGCGAACGGAACGAACATCGCATTTCTGTCCTACGTAGACGTACCGGTCGAGGTGCGCGGTTTTGACGCACGTTCCTGGACGGCCACGCAGAATCAGCCCGGCGTGTCCTGGGCCGATCCCGAGCAGATGCGGGCGGACATCGCCGCCGTGCGGCCGCTCGCCGACATCGTTGTCGTACTGCTGCACAGCGGTTACGAATACGTGGTCCAGCCCAGCCTACCGCAGGTGACTGCCGCCCACACGGCGATCGACGCCGGCGCCGATCTCGTTCTGGGCCATCACGCGCACGTCCTGCAGGGGATTGAATTTTACAATCAGGGTGTGATCGTGTACGGATTGGGCAACTTCGTCTTCGACGACGGAGACATTTACCAAACCGCATTACTCAATGTTTGGCTGGATTCAGGCGGCGTGCGGGAAATCGAAGTCGTGCCTATGATGCTGACGGACGAAGGCCGTCCCAGGTTGGCCACCGCGGAAGAAGCGGACGAGATTCTATCCATGATATACAGCGAGACGAAGGGCGCTGCGTTACCCTGA